One Thermodesulfobacteriota bacterium DNA window includes the following coding sequences:
- a CDS encoding HD domain-containing phosphohydrolase — MKLSKQIRLGFGLMLLLMLIIGGLFLFNVYKLNESALNLQGRYSTLYKLFSTPDSQIHSEPGFGKEIVDRAVTIVDEQMKFNYTYTLIISGVAIVFGGIITFLFPSRITKPIERLITATKTVKKGDYSYRIENPEKTDEICTLAGSFNEMLQTIDDTHRSNLDLLHQTQKFNETLNERVEEATREIREQQNELVRAYFGTLEAMILALDLRENETGYHSYRVTEYAVYLGKRANLSDDELSVMAKGALLHDIGKIGIPDSILLKPGKLTDEEWKLMKKHPEFGYRLLKNIDFLEESAAIVHTHHERYDGLGYPAGLSGDEIPLGARIFSVADALDAMTSKRSYRDALPFEEAVRRITEASGSQFDPDVVDIFLDIPIDEWKNIRSRIADSGSDYLKQLVHQINGHKAGSGYSHRIYAEHANPPFGNGHAADSAQ; from the coding sequence TTGAAGCTCAGTAAGCAGATCAGACTCGGGTTCGGCCTCATGCTCCTACTCATGTTGATAATCGGGGGCCTTTTTCTGTTCAACGTTTACAAACTGAACGAATCGGCTTTGAATCTCCAGGGGCGCTATTCCACGCTGTATAAATTGTTCTCCACTCCCGACAGTCAAATACATTCGGAGCCCGGCTTCGGAAAAGAAATAGTCGACCGCGCCGTAACGATCGTGGACGAGCAGATGAAATTCAACTACACGTACACGCTTATCATATCGGGCGTGGCGATTGTCTTCGGCGGAATAATAACGTTTCTCTTCCCCTCCAGGATCACGAAACCGATAGAGCGCCTGATAACGGCGACGAAGACCGTCAAGAAAGGCGATTATTCCTACAGGATCGAGAATCCGGAGAAAACGGACGAGATTTGCACGCTGGCGGGCTCATTCAACGAGATGCTGCAGACGATCGACGACACGCACAGGAGCAACCTCGATCTCCTCCATCAGACGCAGAAATTCAACGAGACTCTCAACGAGAGGGTTGAGGAAGCGACACGGGAGATAAGGGAGCAGCAGAACGAGTTGGTACGCGCGTATTTCGGGACGCTCGAAGCGATGATACTCGCGCTCGATCTCAGGGAGAACGAAACGGGCTATCACTCGTACAGGGTCACCGAGTACGCGGTCTATCTCGGGAAGCGCGCGAACCTGTCGGACGATGAGCTGTCCGTGATGGCCAAAGGCGCTCTGCTGCACGACATAGGCAAGATCGGCATTCCCGACAGCATACTTCTTAAGCCGGGCAAGCTCACCGACGAGGAATGGAAGCTGATGAAGAAGCATCCTGAATTCGGCTACAGGCTGCTCAAGAACATAGACTTCCTCGAGGAATCGGCTGCGATAGTCCACACGCATCACGAGAGATACGACGGGCTCGGCTATCCGGCGGGTCTGTCGGGGGACGAGATACCGTTAGGCGCGCGGATATTTTCCGTCGCTGACGCGCTCGACGCCATGACCTCCAAAAGGAGCTACAGGGACGCCCTCCCGTTCGAGGAAGCCGTGCGGAGGATAACCGAGGCCTCGGGCTCCCAGTTCGATCCCGATGTGGTCGATATATTTTTAGATATCCCGATCGATGAATGGAAAAACATCAGGAGCCGGATTGCGGACTCGGGCTCAGATTACCTGAAGCAGCTCGTGCATCAGATCAACGGACATAAAGCCGGGTCAGGATACAGTCATCGTATTTATGCTGAACATGCGAATCCGCCGTTCGGAAACGGGCATGCTGCGGATTCCGCGCAGTAG